The Bacillus sp. B-jedd sequence GTTCCGGACTGAGCCCGTTTGTAACAGTGCGGGTCGCCTCTTGTAAAATTGGCTCAACCGAGCATTCCAGCCGCCGGCCTTCTTCGGTCAGATGAATTTTAAACGTGCGTTTGTCGCCAGGGTCAGCCACCCGCTTGATGTAGCCCTTCTTCTCCAGGCTCGCGACCATGCGGGCGATATTGCCTTTATCCTTTTTCAGGCACGAGACTAGTTCATTCGGCGAAACCCCATCTTTCTCCCAAAGCATCATCATGATGAGATTCTGCTCAGGCGCGAGGTTGAACGGTTCCAATTGCTTCTTAATATAATTCGCTAGCGACAAATCGGCATTCCGGATCAAGAGTCCTACATGTCTATTTTCATTCAGGACCTCCGCCTCCTCGAAAACGTTGTATAAATAACGTTGATATATCAACAATAATATTTTAAGTATCTCACATTGTCAAAAGAATAAACCTGGATGTAAAAAACACGCTTTCCAATCAAAAAAAAACAGGAAAAGGTAGCAAGCCTCTTCCCGCCCACAGTCATTAATTTTCAAAAGGCAAATCCAGCTGCCACGAAACGCCGAACTTATCATTGATCCAGCCAAATTTTCTGCTGAATCCGTAGTCGCCAATCGGCATCAGCGCCTGGCCGCCTTCAAGGAGCTTTTCATAAAGGGTTTCAAGTTCTTCTTCACTGTCACAAACCACATAGATCGAAAAGGATGGCGTGAATGAAAACTGATGCTTGACGTTACTGTCGATGCACATGAATTCCTGCCCTTTCAGTGAAAAGACGGCCTGCATGACAGTTCCTTCGTCCCCGGGTTGATTCGCTCCGTATCGGGTGATTCGTTTAATTTCGGAGTCACCTAACAATGATGTGTAAAAATTCATCGCTTCTTCTGCTTTTCCATCCTGGAACATTAAAAACGGCAATACTTTTCCCATCTAAACCGCTCCTTTGAATGCTAATTAAATCGTCTTAACACATTGTTAATCATACTTTGGAAGCGACAATGAAACAACTGTATCTATGTTTTTCAACAGCCATTCTCGATCGGTTTTCTTTTCAACCTTCTCTGCCGCCTGTCTAGCGAGCGCCAGATTTTCGTCACGATGCAGCTCATCCCCCTCGACAGCATACCCTCGTGCCAACGCTTCATAAGCAAAACCCAAATCAAATTGGCCAAGATCGTTTGTCAGGCAAAGCCCTAGTGATTTTTTTGCATGGTAAAGAGCTGGTTCGGATCTGCCCAATAGTGAGTACACACGTGATATTTGCCATTCTCCCCTGGCAAAATGCAAGGGTGTGCCGACTCTTCCCCAATGAAATCGGGAAGCATGTGCGGCGTTCACCATGGCATCGTCCTCCGCTTCACTTCGGTCCGCCTTTTCAATCAAATCCCATGCATAGTTGAACAGATCAATCGCTAGCTTTCGGTTTATCCCCTCGTCTTCAAAGGTTTTCAATTCGGCCATGTCCTCTCATCCTTTCGCAAAATCTTATTCCTGAACGCCCTCGTCAGGTTTATATTCCAGAATATCTCCGGGCTGGCAGTCCAACGCCTTGCAAATCGCCTCCAATGTAGAAAGCCGGATTGCTTTTGCCTTGCCGTTCTTAAGTATTGAAAGGTTCGCCATCGTAATTCCGACCTTCTCAGAAAGTTCGGTTACACTCATTTTCCTTTTTGCCAACATCACATCAATGTTTATGATAATCGCCATTGTTTTCACCTCAGACCGTTAAATCATTTTCTGA is a genomic window containing:
- a CDS encoding MarR family winged helix-turn-helix transcriptional regulator, which gives rise to MLIYQRYLYNVFEEAEVLNENRHVGLLIRNADLSLANYIKKQLEPFNLAPEQNLIMMMLWEKDGVSPNELVSCLKKDKGNIARMVASLEKKGYIKRVADPGDKRTFKIHLTEEGRRLECSVEPILQEATRTVTNGLSPEQVSQLQEMLTKIIDNLSGGKTS
- a CDS encoding VOC family protein, with the translated sequence MGKVLPFLMFQDGKAEEAMNFYTSLLGDSEIKRITRYGANQPGDEGTVMQAVFSLKGQEFMCIDSNVKHQFSFTPSFSIYVVCDSEEELETLYEKLLEGGQALMPIGDYGFSRKFGWINDKFGVSWQLDLPFEN
- a CDS encoding helix-turn-helix domain-containing protein, whose amino-acid sequence is MAIIINIDVMLAKRKMSVTELSEKVGITMANLSILKNGKAKAIRLSTLEAICKALDCQPGDILEYKPDEGVQE